A section of the Ranitomeya imitator isolate aRanImi1 chromosome 7, aRanImi1.pri, whole genome shotgun sequence genome encodes:
- the LOC138645448 gene encoding E3 ubiquitin/ISG15 ligase TRIM25-like — protein sequence MYKNITTIILLLCTIGNELTCCICLDLYTGPVTLSYGRSFCMECIRDTFETQEGYGLYSCPECRANFETRPFLQKSLRLSNIVETLRMTKAENSRAIHCSHCVHSIVPAIKTCLNCEVSLCAVHVKVHNTSLDHVLMEPTTFSKDRKCSKHKKVLEYYCTDDAICICVSCRLDGDHRGHLVETIQEASEKKRDGELRPILEKLSSRRKLMEKIQALREHKQEIHDKAVNLTERTRGLFSQITEQVKALEKEVLGEIAKQNKLLSLSVSDLIHQVEIQKETLSAQILEVEQFCSHADPLTVLREKTPYYDLTAGNYPQPHVRNLDEGPVSLILHRGLGHVANVLFEGAKRQIPRTIETCNVMLDLHTAHHKILLSGDRTCASSSPPISLNYADHPERFSSRQVLSSSRFSSGKHYWQVDLSKAQRWIIRGGLWQHREEG from the coding sequence atgtacaagaatataactactataatactgctcctatgtacaatagggAATGAGCTGACATGTTGCATCTGCCTGGACCTTTACACAGGACCGGTGACCCTCTCATATGGACGCAGTTTCTGCATGGAATGCATTCGAGACACATTCGAAACCCAGGAGGGTTATGGACTCTACTCCTGTCCCGAGTGCAGAGCAAACTTCGAAACACGGCCATTCCTACAAAAGAGCTTACGGCTCAGTAACATTGTGGAGACTCTCCGGATGACCAAGGCAGAGAACAGCAGAGCCATTCACTGTAGCCACTGCGTCCACTCCATTGTGCCGGCCATAAAGACCTGCCTGAACTGTGAGGTTTCCCTATGTGCTGTCCATGTAAAGGTCCACAACACTTCACTAGACCATGTGTTGATGGAGCCCACCACCTTCTCCAAAGACAGAAAGTGCTCGAAACACAAGAAGGTCCTGGAGTATTATTGCACAGACGATGCCATCTGTATCTGTGTGTCATGCCGGCTGGATGGCGACCACAGAGGACACTTGGTGGAGACCATACAAGAGGCTTCAGAGAAGAAAAGGGATGGGGAACTGAGACCCATCTTGGAGAAGTTGTCCTCCAGAAGGAAACTAATGGAGAAGATCCAGGCTCTGAGGGAACACAAGCAAGAAATACACGACAAAGCAGTCAACTTGACGGAGAGGACGCGCGGGCTCTTCAGCCAGATCACAGAGCAAGTGAAGGCTCTGGAGAAAGAGGTTCTCGGAGAGATCGCCAAACAAAAcaagttgctgtcgctgtcagtctCGGATCTGATTCATCAGGTTGAGATCCAGAAGGAGACGCTGTCGGCGCAGATTCTGGAGGTCGAACAGTTTTGTTCTCATGCCGATCCATTAACCGTTCTAAGGGAGAAAACCCCATACTACGACCTCACTGCTGGAAACTATCCTCAACCGCACGTGAGAAACCTGGACGAGGGTCCCGTATCTTTGATCTTGCACAGAGGTCTCGGACATGTTGCTAATGTCTTGTTTGAAGGAGCCAAGAGACAAATTCCCCGGACGATAGAGACGTGTAATGTCATGTTGGACCTCCACACCGCTCACCATAAAATCCTCCTCTCCGGCGACCGTACATGTGCCTCTTCTTCTCCTCCTATCTCCTTGAACTATGCGGATCATCCGGAAAGGTTTAGTTCACGGCAGGTGTTAAGCTCCTCCAGATTCTCCTCAGGTAAACACTACTGGCAGGTGGACTTGAGCAAGGCGCAGAGATGGATTATTCGGGGTGGCCTATGGCAGCATCGAGAGGAAGGTTGA